From the genome of Solibacillus sp. FSL H8-0538:
CCTTCTAGCATATAGGAAACATTTGTTTCGGCAATATAATAGTACGCCATTAATGTTGTAAAAGCGAAGAAGAATAATGAAATCGCTACAAATCCAGATCCAAAATTATTTAATGATGGGAATGCACCATTTACTGCAGCTTGTGTAAAGCCACTATAAGTTATCCCTGGTGCATACTCGACAATTAACTCTCCATCTGCACTACCATTATTTGTATTATATGTACCCATAAACAGAATCATTAACGCTGTTGCTGAACATACAAGTATTGTGTCGATATATACTGAAGCTGCTTGCACTAAACCTTGTTTAACTGGATGAGAAACTTCAGCAGCTGCCGCTGGGTGAGCACCAGTACCTTGACCTGCTTCGTTTGAGTAGATTGCACGTTTTACACCCCAGAAAATCGCACTACCAATCATCCCACCAAATATTGCATCTGAGTTAAATGCTGAACGAACGATTAAACTTAACACTTCTGGTACAGCAGTAATATTCATAATAATAATAATTCCTGCTACTAATAAGTATGCTAATGCCATAAATGGAACTAAAACTTGTGCAACATTGGCAATACGTTTTACCCCACCAAAGATAATAATGCCTAGAAACACAATTGTTACTAAACCTGTAATCCAAGGTTCAATTCCGAATGCATTAGTAACTGCTCCTGCAATCGCATTTGCTTGAACTCCAGGCATTAATACCGCTACTGCTAAAATTGCCGAGATAGCAAAAAGAATACCGAACCAACGTTGACCTGTTCCTTTTTCGATGTAGAATGCAGGTCCACCGCGATAAGTACCATTTTTCTTTTCTTTGTAAATTTGAGCTAAAGTCGACTCTATGTATGCCGTAGACGCTCCGATAAATGCTGTTACCCACATCCAAAATACTGCCCCTGGACCACCAAACGCAATGGCTGATGCTGTACCAACAATATTACCTGTCCCCACACGCCCCGATAAGGCAATCGACATAGCTTGGAATGAAGAAACACCAGCGTCTGACTTTTCACCTTTAAACATAAGTACAAACATGTCTTTAATTAAACGTACTTGTACAAACTTTGTTAAAGTTGAGAATAATAATCCAACGATTAAAATTCCGTAGATCATTACTGGACCCCACAGTATACCGTTCAACCAACTTACAAAATCATTAATCATACTTCCACCCCTTTGTTTGAAATATTTTTTTAATTTAGAGTTCACTATATTACAAATCTATAATACATTCAATTAGTTTTTTGAATTTTCCGCAAAATCATTTTTAAATAATATATCCTTACTATATTTTCTCTGAAATCGAAAAATACCTAACAAGAAATTAATTCTTGTTAGGTATTTTTATTCATTCAACAATATATCCAAGTGATCGCAAAACATTATTAATAAAGTCTTCAGTATAGTAATATACTTCTTCACGCTCTAATTCAAAGTACAGGCTATGTAAGCAATCCGGCCATTCTTTATAGTGAAACTCCGATAATTTTTGCTTCAGTAACCACTGTTTCGTCACACCTATATCAGTTATCTGATCATGTCCACCTGTCATAAGTAACAGTGGGATGTCAGGGAAATGCAACTCCTGATCCTTGCGCGTTCTCATTAAATGTTGGAGCTCCCGATACCATTTCACTGTCACCACATTATTTAAAGGCATATGTTCTTCAATATCCGTGTACAAATCTGAATTTCTTGAAAAATGTTGGATGGAAAGTTCATGCCTTAGCTTTACATTTGAAGTTAAAGCACTAAAACTTGTTAATGCATTTGACAGCTTACCAGGTGATAGTTTTAAGCTCAACCACGGAGAAGTTAAAATGACACCTGCACATTCAAATTTCTTCTTTTGTAAAACTTGCATGGCAATTGTTGCGCCTAGCCCATTTCCTATAACAAACAGCGGTAAATTATATTCGAGTGCAACCGATAAGAGTTGCTTTGTAAATTTGTAATAGTCAGCAAAATCTTCATCATGGTATCGCGCATATTGACTTTGCTCGCCATGACCAGGTAAATCCCCCATTACAACGTGAAATCCCGCGCTTCGCAATTTTTCAATTAGCCATGCATACCAACGATGATGCTCATATGCACTATGAAGTATCGCAATAACTGCTTTCGGTTGCCCATCAGCTTCCCATTTCCACATTGTCAAACCTCCTTAGAAAAACACTTCTCGCCTCATTAAAAGTGAGTTGATGTCCTTACTTATGTCGTTGAGAAAGATGTGCTTTCTTAACGACTAAAAACACCGCATTATACTAATAATAAGCATACAAACGTTATGAAATATTATTTCAAAATTATCTAACATTTGATACGATTAGTATATTCACTATTATATCTTATCGGGAAAAGAGGAGATTACAAATGATTTACCCTTATAAAGATAAAAATCCGAATATAGACCCATCTGCCTTCATCGCTGATTATGTGACAATTACAGGGGATGTTACCATTGGAGCAGAAACGACCATTTGGTTTAATACAGTTATTCGCGGAGATGTTTCGCCAACAGTTATCGGTAAACGCGTGAGCATTCAGGATTTATCGTGCTTACATCAAAGCCCAGCATATCCGTTAATTATTGAGGATGATGTAACAATCGGGCATCAAGTAACATTACATAGCTGTACAATTCGGGAACGTGCACTCGTTGGTATGGGCTCGATCATTTTAGATGGTGCTGAAATTGGAGAAGGTGCTTTTATCGGAGCTGGAAGTTTAGTACCTCCAGGTAAAAAAATCCCTCCGAATTCTCTGGCGATGGGACGTCCTGCAAAAGTAGTACGAGAAATCACACCGGAAGACCGCGAAGATATGGACCGAATTATTCGCGAATACGTCGAAAAAGGGCAGTATTATAAATCTATTCAGGAACAAAAACGCTAAAGCGCCTGCTTAGCCCAGACAAGCTTCTTGCAACCCCGAAGCGAAAGTAAACGCTCCACCACTTTCCCCCAAGGAGCTGGCGCTTTCGCCTAGACGTTGGATGTGCTTATTTGAATGGTATCCACAAGGAAAAATTTATTATTTTTTTAACAAAAATAAACGGTGAGCTTACATTTTTTCGTAAGCTCACCGTTGCTATTTTATAAACCAGCTTTTTCTTTTAATACAGATGCTTTATCCGTATTTTCCCAAGGTACATTTAAGTCCGTACGACCGAAGTGACCGTAAGCTGCTGTTTGTTTGTAAATTGGGCGACGTAGGTCGAGCATTTTAATAATGCCTGCAGGACGTAAATCGAATAATTCACGAATCCATTCTACGATTTGGCTTTCAGCTACTTTACCCGTGCCAAATGTGTCAACCGCGATTGACACTGGACGAGCAACACCAATTGCATATGCAAGTTGTACTTCTGCACGATCAGCTAGACCTGCTGCTACGATGTTTTTCGCAACGTAACGTGCTGCGTATGCTGCTGAACGGTCAACTTTTGTTGCATCTTTACCAGAGAATGCGCCGCCGCCGTGACGAGCATATCCACCATACGTATCAACGATGATTTTACGCCCTGTTAAACCAGCATCGCCTTTAGGTCCACCGATTACGAAGCGGCCTGTTGGATTGATGAAGTATTTTGTGTTGGCATCGATTAATTCAGCAGGTACGACTGGTCCGATTACCATCGCTTTTAAGTCTGCTTGAATTTGCTCTAATGTTACATCTTCATCATGCTGTGTAGAAATAACAATTGTATCCACACGCAATGGTGTATTGTTTTCACCATATTCTACAGTTACTTGCGTTTTACCATCTGGTCGTAAATAAGTAAGCTCGCCTGATTTACGTACTTCTGTTAAACGGCGTGCTAATTGATGCGCTAAGCTAATTGGTAAAGGCATAAGTTCTGGTGTTTCGTTACATGCGTAACCAAACATTAAACCTTGGTCACCAGCACCAATTGCATCGATATCGGCATCTGTCATTGAACCTTCACGTGCTTCAAGTGCTTGGTCAACACCTTGTGCGATATCCGGTGATTGCTCACCAATTGCTACTAATACTGCTAGATTTTCAGCATCAAAGCCGTATTTACCACGCGTATAGCCAATTTCTGCTACTGTATCACGAACGATTCCTTTAATATCTACATATGTAGATGTTGTAATTTCTCCTGCTACAAGTACTAAACCTGTTGTTACAGTTGTTTCACACGCTACACGTGCATTTGGGTCTTCTGCTAAAATCGCATCTAAAATGGCATCTGAAATTTGGTCACAAATTTTGTCCGGATGCCCTTCCGTTACACTTTCAGATGTAAACAGTCGTCGGTTTGTCATTTGATTTCCTCCTAGTTATCCTTGCAAGTAAACTTGCGAATTTGAGACGGTACTCATATTCCCATGTTAAGTTCATGCCAATAGGATGAACTTCAAGCCTTTACTGCTTTTTTAACACGAGGATTTCGAAAGGTATATAATATTGAAAGAACTCATTTCATTCGAGTTAATTCCTATTTATTGGATAGACACCTCTCGCCCCATTACAGGACGAGATGATGTCCTTTATTATGTGGTTAAAAAAGTTAACCTTTCTTAAGCACTAAATAAAAAAATCCCTTCGCTCATTAATCGTACAATCGTACGTGAGGAAAGGAGTGTTGTTTTCGTTACCTTTCACTCTTATCGTTCAAGGGAATGTCCCTTGCATCAGGTTGGCACCAACACGTTACATGATTAACATGTATTGCAGGTTGCCGGGTTTCATAGGGCCTGACCCTCCACCAGCTCGGGATAAGAGTATCCGTTCAAGACTACATGTTACGTAATAATTCAAGTGATGTCAAATAATATTTGTCGATTTCTGTACAGGTCTTTACCAAAACTTGCGCTTTACCTAAAAGAAAGTGTACTATTTTATAAGCACATGGAACGGAAGGCGGCGAGTGTAGCTGACGGCATTCGCCTTTCGCTACAGAGCAAAGCTTCCTGCGGGAAAAGCATGCGAACCGAGACCCTGGACTGAGGTCAACACGATGTTGGTCACAAAGGCGTTGCCACAGGACGTGGCGTACTTAGCCTTTGTTCTTTTGTTCCACTGAAGCGGCTCGGTGCTTGCCCGCGGAAAGCGTCCGCCTGGAGTGGAATGTGCTGTCAAGTACAGATTTTGGTGTAGAGCCTTCTGTACAGTAAAAAAATCATTAAAATTAATTAAGAGTTAGTATAGATTATTTAACTCAATGTGTTATACTATTTTTGAAATAGGAAAAAGAAATCCCTTAAAACTGGGAATATTATAAAAAAGGATGGTATTTAATCGATGAATTCAGTAGAAATTGCTAACGAACTGAAGGAATTATTAAGCGGTGGAAACATCAAAGTTCAACTTTCAGTACCACAATTAGTAGAAAAAGCTACATCACGCGGAGAAGCAATGTTAACTGTAGACGGTGCCTTATGCGCTGAAACAGGTAAATATACTGGTCGTTCTCCTAAAGATAAATACATGGTAGAAGAAGATAGCTCTAAGGATAAAATTGACTGGGGCAAAGTAAACCGTCCTATTTCATCTGAAGTGTTCGATAATCTATATGTTAAAGTTGTAAACTACTTAAAAGAGCAAGACGAGTTATTCGTATTTAACGGTTTTGCAGGGGCAGATAAAGCTTCTCAACTTTCAATTAAAGTAATAAACGAATATGCTTGGCATAATCTATTCTGTCATCAATTATTTATCCGTCCAACAGAAGAAGAACTAGCTTCTCATGTGTCTGATTTTACAATTGTTTCTGCACCAAACTTTAAAGCAAATCCGGCTGTAGATGGTACAGATTCTGAAACCTTCATCATTGTTTCAATGGAGAAGAAAGTTATTTTAATCGGTGGTACAGAATACGCAGGCGAAATGAAAAAATCTATTTTTGGTATTATGAACTACTTATTACCAGAACAAGGTATCCTTTCAATGCACTGCTCAGCTAACGTAGGTGAAGCTGGAGATGTAGCGTTATTCTTCGGGTTATCAGGTACAGGTAAAACAACTTTATCAGCTGATAGCGACCGCAAATTAATCGGTGATGATGAGCACGGCTGGTCAGATACTGGTGTATTCAACATTGAAGGTGGCTGCTACGCAAAAACAATCAACTTATCAGCTGAAAAAGAGCCAGAAATTTATAATGCCATTAAATTCGGGTCTGTACTTGAAAACGTAGTCATTGATCCACAAACACGCGTTTGTGATTATGATGATGGTTCATTAACTGAAAATACTCGTGTAGCGTACCCAATCGACTACATTGACAATATCGTAACACCATCTGTGGCAGGTCACCCTAAAACAATCGTTTTCTTAACAGCAGATGCTTTTGGTGTGTTACCTCCAATCTCTAAATTAACAAAAGAACAAGCAATGTATCATTTCTTAAGTGGTTTCACTTCTAAATTGGCTGGTACTGAGCGAGGCGTTACTGAGCCAGAACCAGTATTCTCTACTTGCTTCGGATCTCCATTCCTTCCACTTCCAGCACAACGTTATGCTGAAATGTTAGGTGAGAAAATCGACGAGCACGGTGCACAAGTATTCCTAGTAAACACTGGTTGGACTGGTGGCGAGTACGGCGTTGGTAACCGTATGAAGCTTTCTTACACTCGTACAATGGTGCGCGCTGCAATCGATGGCAAGTTAAGTAATGTAGAAACAACTACTGACTCTGTATTTGGATTACACATCCCAACAGCGGTTGAAGGTGTTCCTACAGAAGTATTAAACCCACGTGATGCTTGGGCTGACAAAGCTGCATATGATGCAAAAGCGGCTCACTTATCAAGTTTATTCAACGAAAACTTCAAGAAATTCTCAGGTGTTTCTGAAGATATCGTATCTAAGGGTGGCCCTTTAGTTTAATCGCTACTGCGGCGCTAAACAAACTGACATAATCGTTTATTAAAACTTTATATCATATTAAAAATCCAACAACGGCGTGTACTACACTGTTGTTGGATTTTTTATTTGTAAATAACACTTACTTTCATTTTTACTGCAACTTCATCCACTCACATAAGCTTCTAACGGTTTCACGGTTTAATTTCTGTGGATAATGATGCTTTAAGCCAAAAGAATACCATGTTTCTACCGGCTTTCCCTCGTCCTGCAAGTAAAACTCTAGCAGGTACGCATGCTCAATATCTACATGCTCATCACTAGTACCATGAATTATTAATACCGGTGCTTGTATGTCTGCAACATCGTAAAGTGGCGTCCGTTCATCATATTTTTCGGGTACTTTATTCGGTGTACCGCCAACAATTCGCTTCAAGCCACGACGCATATCTACACGGTCCCAGTACGTTGCTGTTGCATCCGATACCCCTGCCCATGTAACGAGCGATTGAATATCATTACGTAAAATTGCCGTCCACAATACCATTAAACCGCCGCGAGAAAAGCCGTATAAATGGACTTTTTCTTTTGTCGTAAATTGCTTCAACACGTCCACCGCGTACACTGCATCATATCGGTCATGGCCAGCAAACTCATCCTTGCCTTCTCCGCCACGATTGCCCCGGTAATACGGAGCGAATACGATGAAACCTTGTGCAGCAAACTGTGCGATGCGTGCTGGTCTTACCATGCCAATTGATTGTAGACCGCCACGTAAATACAGCAACGCTTCATAATTTCCTGGCTTTTTTGGACGGGCAAGCAAGCCTTTTACACGTAGCCCTTGCGACCAATACGTAATTTCATCTAAACGAATATTCGGATTCGGTGATGGGTAATTACGCATGGAAAAAATTTTACCATTGTCGGCCATGTGTTTTCACTTCCTGTAACATCTTTTTCATGCCGGCATCGCGCATATAGAAGCTTAAATTTGGCTGCTGCCATAGCTCCTCTTCTGTGAGCCATGTCATCCCCGACGTTTCATAATCACCTACAAATGGGTCTATCGATCTCACCTTTCCAGTGAATACAGCCTTACAAAATGGCTTTTCATCGTGGACGATATAGTAGGCAAACCATTGTAAATCACCAATTTTCACTGATGTTTCCTCGTAAACTTCTCGAATAGCTGCCTGTTCAAGTGTCTCAGCCGGTTCTAGCTTCCCTCCAGGAACTTCGACACCACGTCTTTTATGTATAGTGCAGAGCCATTTTCCATTATGCTGCACTAGCACTAATACATGCTTTGGCTCCACATCAAATGGCCCTTCATCAAAACGTAAATCTACCTTAAATCCATTTTCATCGACAAATGTATACATGCTTCGGCTCAACTCCTATATAAACATAAGTGTAGCGAAGGATGTGCTAGCATTCAACTTAGAAACCCAGATTTTGCACAAAAATTAGGAGTGATACTGTCCTTTTTGGTGTGGGTAAGAAAGGTTGTACTTCCTTATCTACTAAAATAAGGTAATTGTTCAACGAATTTCTTTGTCTCAGCATCCCCAAATTCATGAATAAGGGCATAAACTTTTTTCAAACGAGTATCAATTTCGCTATTTAACTGATCTAGATGATATGGAATACACGGTAAATGGGCTCGAAAGGCATTTTTTTCTTCCAGTCGCTGAATTTGCTGAAATAACTTGGCAAACACATTTGCTTTAATTGGTTCGAGTTTTAACACAAATTCATTAGATGGACCAGGAAAGAAATTACACGTTAAATGGGCGATAGATACATAAACATTTGTTTTCTCCATAAAAGCACCTCCATTATTTTAGAATGTGCTTCCAAGAACATCTTTATTCATAAGACGCTATTAAACGCTACCATTGGTTAATTGCATAAAATCAGCAATGTTATTTTACATAGCCACTTTAAGAGTGTTAAAGCGCCTGCTTCGCCCCGACAAGTGTTGGAGAGTCCGTAGTGAAGATGAAATTGTATAACTCGCTTAAGTGTAAAAAAAAGCGACCCCGTATTGGAGTCGCTTCAAATCATTATTTCCCTAAGAAAGCTGATAGCATCCATGCATGCTTTTCCAGGATTTGATAATTTGCATTTAGTAAATCTTCTGTGCGATCATCGCCATCCTCTGCCGCTTGTTCCATTGCCTCTTTTAATGCATTCATAATCGTTTTAAAGTCAGCAATAATGATTTCGACCATTTGTTCTGTCGTTTCATTGCCCGTTGCTTCATCGATATGTGACAGCTCTAAATGCTCTTTTAATGTCGCAACAGGCTTGCCACCTTTTGATAGGATGCGCTCCGCAACTTCGTCTAAATTTAATGTAACTTCATTGTAGAGTTCTTCAAATTTTGTATGTAGCGTAAAAAATGAAGGTCCATTTACATACCAGTGATAATTATGCAATTTCGTATAAAGGACTGACCATGTTGCAACTAACTTGTTTAATTGTGTATTTAACTCATTGTTCGCCATGTCTATCACCTCATAAAATTTTTAATAACTGATAAGCGTTATCATTACCATTGTACATCTTCTTCCAACATTAGTATGTGACAAATTCACGAAAACTATTTATCCTCGCAAGACTCTTTCCCATAAAATTCAACATAACAGTGGAAATTATTATAAAATTAATTTAACAAGTTGAAATGGAGTGAAACAGTTGACAATCCCTCTAAATGTTTTAATCGTTATTTGCATAATAATAGTTGCCATCATTACAGCAATGACATTAATCGCGGTGAAATGGGGCTATAGCGTGAAGCATACCATTGATCCGATTGAAGAACATTCACCTAAAGAAAAACAGTAATTCAATTAGGCGATTCCTTGCAATTATTAAGAATTTTTGACAACTGTTCCGATGCTATGATTCCTATTAGAAATATTCTATAATACAAATAGAGGTGAATTATTTTGAGTCTTCCAATTGTACTAATTGTCATTGTTAGTATTATGAGTATTTTCGCTTTTGCTATTTTTATTATTGCGAAAAAAAGCAACTTTTCAACTCAGCAAACCATTGATACAAAACCGATTCGTGCGTTTAAAAATGGTGAGCAGGAGATAAAATGAAACATATTTTTATTTGGCTAATCCAACTATATCAAAAGTATCTTTCCCCAATGAAGCCACCTTCATGCCGCTTTCATCCTACTTGCTCAAGCTATGGGATAGAAGCATTTCAAAAGCATGGTATGATCAAAGGAGTT
Proteins encoded in this window:
- a CDS encoding alanine/glycine:cation symporter family protein, producing MINDFVSWLNGILWGPVMIYGILIVGLLFSTLTKFVQVRLIKDMFVLMFKGEKSDAGVSSFQAMSIALSGRVGTGNIVGTASAIAFGGPGAVFWMWVTAFIGASTAYIESTLAQIYKEKKNGTYRGGPAFYIEKGTGQRWFGILFAISAILAVAVLMPGVQANAIAGAVTNAFGIEPWITGLVTIVFLGIIIFGGVKRIANVAQVLVPFMALAYLLVAGIIIIMNITAVPEVLSLIVRSAFNSDAIFGGMIGSAIFWGVKRAIYSNEAGQGTGAHPAAAAEVSHPVKQGLVQAASVYIDTILVCSATALMILFMGTYNTNNGSADGELIVEYAPGITYSGFTQAAVNGAFPSLNNFGSGFVAISLFFFAFTTLMAYYYIAETNVSYMLEGKAEKIGIFIMKFVLLASAFYGTVKTSDLAWAFGDAGLGLMVWINVIAMLILMKPALVALKDYEKQKKEGKDPTFHPEKLGIKNADFWIQYNKERGNK
- a CDS encoding alpha/beta hydrolase; translated protein: MWKWEADGQPKAVIAILHSAYEHHRWYAWLIEKLRSAGFHVVMGDLPGHGEQSQYARYHDEDFADYYKFTKQLLSVALEYNLPLFVIGNGLGATIAMQVLQKKKFECAGVILTSPWLSLKLSPGKLSNALTSFSALTSNVKLRHELSIQHFSRNSDLYTDIEEHMPLNNVVTVKWYRELQHLMRTRKDQELHFPDIPLLLMTGGHDQITDIGVTKQWLLKQKLSEFHYKEWPDCLHSLYFELEREEVYYYTEDFINNVLRSLGYIVE
- a CDS encoding gamma carbonic anhydrase, translated to MIYPYKDKNPNIDPSAFIADYVTITGDVTIGAETTIWFNTVIRGDVSPTVIGKRVSIQDLSCLHQSPAYPLIIEDDVTIGHQVTLHSCTIRERALVGMGSIILDGAEIGEGAFIGAGSLVPPGKKIPPNSLAMGRPAKVVREITPEDREDMDRIIREYVEKGQYYKSIQEQKR
- the metK gene encoding methionine adenosyltransferase yields the protein MTNRRLFTSESVTEGHPDKICDQISDAILDAILAEDPNARVACETTVTTGLVLVAGEITTSTYVDIKGIVRDTVAEIGYTRGKYGFDAENLAVLVAIGEQSPDIAQGVDQALEAREGSMTDADIDAIGAGDQGLMFGYACNETPELMPLPISLAHQLARRLTEVRKSGELTYLRPDGKTQVTVEYGENNTPLRVDTIVISTQHDEDVTLEQIQADLKAMVIGPVVPAELIDANTKYFINPTGRFVIGGPKGDAGLTGRKIIVDTYGGYARHGGGAFSGKDATKVDRSAAYAARYVAKNIVAAGLADRAEVQLAYAIGVARPVSIAVDTFGTGKVAESQIVEWIRELFDLRPAGIIKMLDLRRPIYKQTAAYGHFGRTDLNVPWENTDKASVLKEKAGL
- the pckA gene encoding phosphoenolpyruvate carboxykinase (ATP), with amino-acid sequence MNSVEIANELKELLSGGNIKVQLSVPQLVEKATSRGEAMLTVDGALCAETGKYTGRSPKDKYMVEEDSSKDKIDWGKVNRPISSEVFDNLYVKVVNYLKEQDELFVFNGFAGADKASQLSIKVINEYAWHNLFCHQLFIRPTEEELASHVSDFTIVSAPNFKANPAVDGTDSETFIIVSMEKKVILIGGTEYAGEMKKSIFGIMNYLLPEQGILSMHCSANVGEAGDVALFFGLSGTGKTTLSADSDRKLIGDDEHGWSDTGVFNIEGGCYAKTINLSAEKEPEIYNAIKFGSVLENVVIDPQTRVCDYDDGSLTENTRVAYPIDYIDNIVTPSVAGHPKTIVFLTADAFGVLPPISKLTKEQAMYHFLSGFTSKLAGTERGVTEPEPVFSTCFGSPFLPLPAQRYAEMLGEKIDEHGAQVFLVNTGWTGGEYGVGNRMKLSYTRTMVRAAIDGKLSNVETTTDSVFGLHIPTAVEGVPTEVLNPRDAWADKAAYDAKAAHLSSLFNENFKKFSGVSEDIVSKGGPLV
- a CDS encoding alpha/beta hydrolase family protein, translating into MADNGKIFSMRNYPSPNPNIRLDEITYWSQGLRVKGLLARPKKPGNYEALLYLRGGLQSIGMVRPARIAQFAAQGFIVFAPYYRGNRGGEGKDEFAGHDRYDAVYAVDVLKQFTTKEKVHLYGFSRGGLMVLWTAILRNDIQSLVTWAGVSDATATYWDRVDMRRGLKRIVGGTPNKVPEKYDERTPLYDVADIQAPVLIIHGTSDEHVDIEHAYLLEFYLQDEGKPVETWYSFGLKHHYPQKLNRETVRSLCEWMKLQ
- a CDS encoding NUDIX hydrolase — translated: MYTFVDENGFKVDLRFDEGPFDVEPKHVLVLVQHNGKWLCTIHKRRGVEVPGGKLEPAETLEQAAIREVYEETSVKIGDLQWFAYYIVHDEKPFCKAVFTGKVRSIDPFVGDYETSGMTWLTEEELWQQPNLSFYMRDAGMKKMLQEVKTHGRQW
- a CDS encoding transposase; amino-acid sequence: MEKTNVYVSIAHLTCNFFPGPSNEFVLKLEPIKANVFAKLFQQIQRLEEKNAFRAHLPCIPYHLDQLNSEIDTRLKKVYALIHEFGDAETKKFVEQLPYFSR
- a CDS encoding Dps family protein, with protein sequence MANNELNTQLNKLVATWSVLYTKLHNYHWYVNGPSFFTLHTKFEELYNEVTLNLDEVAERILSKGGKPVATLKEHLELSHIDEATGNETTEQMVEIIIADFKTIMNALKEAMEQAAEDGDDRTEDLLNANYQILEKHAWMLSAFLGK
- the ytzI gene encoding YtzI protein encodes the protein MTIPLNVLIVICIIIVAIITAMTLIAVKWGYSVKHTIDPIEEHSPKEKQ
- the yidD gene encoding membrane protein insertion efficiency factor YidD: MKHIFIWLIQLYQKYLSPMKPPSCRFHPTCSSYGIEAFQKHGMIKGVLMTIIRILKCQPLHPGGFDPVPDKWPSKKK